The Anas platyrhynchos isolate ZD024472 breed Pekin duck chromosome 1, IASCAAS_PekinDuck_T2T, whole genome shotgun sequence genomic sequence CAGAGATTATTAATTTAGCTTGATCAAAGCCAACGACTTTGTGTCCAGCCTCTcctaaagaaggaaaacattaacTCACAAAAACATTGCTGTGTCTGAACACCAACATCATATTTTACCTCCAGACTTCCAGAGTGTGCAGCACAGTGCAAAGGTGTGAACTCGTGGACTAAATCCACCTCGTCAATACTAGCTCCTCTTTTTATCATTGACGCAAGTTGTTCTACATCACCGGCTTTCACTGCCTCGTGTACACTAGTGTACTTTTGCTGCTTCTTGACAGCTAGTGAGGAATAATAAAAGGGCATTAGCCAGTCCAGTAACATTTCAGAGAGAGTAAACAAGTGATGAGTCAAAGAATCGTCAGAGTGACAGCTTTATAGGAACCAACCCAACGTGTTCAGAGTAACTTCTGAGAGTGAGCCTTGTATCAGCAGGAATCCTTAGCCTCTGTTtgtcagaaacaaagcaatactCAAAAATGTGAAACAGCCATGTCATCTCCAGCCTCAGAAAATGGACCAAAAGAAGCcatgaataagagccagaagaaaGATGACATGAAACATGGCAagagcaggaaagcagagctaCTCCATCTACATATGCAAATGCTGGAGCAGGTCCACCGCAACACTGGCTCTCTTCCAAAACTGTGGGCATCACAAACTCTTTCATCCATCACATCTTCAAGTGCATCACCAGGGGGGCTTCTCTCTTGGGCGAACAAGCTCTCAGCCATCACTTTTCAAGTGCTCCACATGGCCGTGCTCCCACTGCTGCCTGAGGACTCAGCATACCATGGCATACTGTGTTGAGGGCACCAGAGCCTTTACCAATTAAGCATAGCGTGTAATTGCTCTTGACTGAGCTGCACAAATCAGCTTCACTACAAGCTCATGTCAAAATGAAAGCTGCTACATctcaaaaacaattatttatacaatgtgttagtcattctgtgtcGTTCCCTTGCTGTATATATAGCATTGCTCTGGCACAGGTCTCTTTGTTGGCCTAAATTTTTGCCCCCACCAAAGTCAGTAGCATTTTCATTGACTTCAGTAGCATGGAATAAAACTCTGAACTTAGGTAAAGGCAGCGTGGTACAAAAGTATCTGTCACCGGGATAAACTGTATTCTCCTTCAGGCCTTTTCACTGATTAACAGGataactgggagcactgggagtcAGCTATCCAAACTCCCTTGCAACATCTTGGCACTTTGCCTGAATTGGTCAACAGAAATAAGTGATGTAAGTAGATCTAATGGCTGAACAACAGATAGCTAAGTGTATGAGTAACTCAAAACAATTATTAATTACCTTCTAGAGGAGTCATCATTCCAGCAGCAAAATGCACTAACACTTGGATTAGATTTCACACTCTAAGAAGTCTTGAAGAAGTAGGCTACTGTTCGGCAAATCAAGCATGTGGGAAAAGGTTGATCTTAAGGTATtagtgcctcagtttccctgcctGTAGAGAAGAAATGGTGGTAATAGTTCAAACTGTTAAGCATTTTCTGACCAAAAATATTAGATATCAATGAGATGCTCTGTGAAAAGGCTACTGACACATGTAAAAAAAGTGCTAATATGATGAAAAGCAGCCTTCACAGTTTACCTGTGCCTAATTTCATGTAATCTGCAGCAGGATCATAGTGCTCTGGTAGATTTGGGGTTgccacagagaagaaaagaggggTTAAACTGTTGCTGTAATACAGACTGAGATTAACACACACTTCTTGATCTTGTGGCTGTGTATCATCACTTCACTCCCACTTGCCCAAGAGACAGGCTGTATCATTgccctgcacacagcagcttccGTTAGGAACTGGGACTCTTACTATGCAAAATGCTGTaagaacaaacagcagcagcactgaaacagagaataattcaggagggaagggaagggaagggaagggaagggaagggaagggaagggaagggaagggaagggaagggaagggaagggaagggaagggaagggaagggaagggaagggaagggaagggaagggaagggaagggaagggaagggaagggaagggaagggaagggaagggaagggaagggaagggaagggaagggaagggaagggaagggaagggaaactgCGGGCAAAGCACCTTCACCAGCCGGAGTAGGAGGCAGCACCGCAGCTGCTGTTGGCATGGCAGCCCCTCACGGCACAAGCAGCCTCACTCGTtgcgccctcctcctccttctcctcttcctcccccttctGCCAACCGTCGCAGCGGTGTTGCCATGGGCACAGGGCTCGCGCTCCCGCCGGGCCGCAAGAAAATGGCGGGCCGGGAGCGGCGGCCATGGCGCCTCAGCGGCCCTGAGGCATTTTGGGCACCGAGGGATGGAGCCTCGGGGCTGGGGCGCTgtgagggggctgcagctgaaGGGGGAGGTGTGGGACTgcctgaggaggcagcagcgtGGAGTAACTGATGCTGGGCTGCAGGTGTATGTTCCGTCTGTAAAGGACGGTTCCTCTGTGAGAGCTGGGATAAAGCTGCCTGGGGATCGCTGGGCAGGTTGGCAGGAAAAGGGTATCCCGAGCtatttgttgttggtttttgtttgtttccaatgCCCTGGCTTACCACCTTTGTGGCATTCCCCAAAGAGAGGCACAAAACAATCACACCAATCGCTATCGTCATCCTCAAACTGTCATCCATGTATTAACCAAGAACTATTCAAACCGCTTGTGCTCTTATCTGTGGGATAATCTGACTAACCACAATTCTTGTGCTTGTAACCTCTCTGCACTGAGATGTTTCAGGGtacaaattgtttttttttttcttttttttttttttttcctgcagttcaGAAGTCCTGCTCTTCAGCCCCATTAGCCAGAAGAATCCAATACCCTGGAGGGAAACTGGGTTCCTTTGATGGGGCCAAAAAAGCACTCTGCATTTGAAGGCCCATTCCCAAATCAGATTTACAGGAGTGCACTGATAATTACATCTAAATAAAATCCATTTCGAGCTTAATTATCCTTGTTAGAAAGTTGCTGTCAATCCTCTGACTGCCCAAGGATGTCTCAGCCTACGCCTTGAAACCTGAGTGAGAAGACTGGGAACATTGCAACTAACAGCACATTCACAGCTGATTTTCTACTTACAGCTGATTATTTCTACTTATATCACACACTAAGTCTGAATTCTGATCTTTTGAGTATCCACACCACAAGAGCAATACACTAGGACTACTCTTTCACTTACTGTTTTGTGTCTTACTCCCAGCAGCTTTAAAAGTATGCACTCCCCACATAGCAGTGAATAAAACCTTAAATGCAGGTGACATACTATCCCAAGACAAACATTGTATGAATCTTTATTTGCAATCCCACAACCATGCCAGCCACGCAAACCCATTACTGAAAGGAAGAGATTTACACAAATAtatgcttaattttatttattacatttaagaaatattaaCATCTCAGGATATCTGGTTTACCATCTAAGTCCAGtcataaacaacaacaaaaaaacgcTTAACCATTTTTCAAATGAGCATTCTTACATTCGTTTCCCCCTGTAACGTAAAGAAAAGTTTGTTCAGCTGTATTAAATTCTTATGTgtgactaaaggaaaaaaagtcattaaaatgtCTCAGCTACCAGGCATCCTGGTTTGTTAATTGTTTGTTGGCACTTGTGTTCACAATCAAGCACTCTGGTTCCTTTGTTAAATTTTCCCCTTCTACCCAGAACTTTTTggttactttttatttttaatatctggATATGTGAGTTTGTTCaaataagtttaaaaagaaaaaatatagggTTGTGTCTTGAGAAGTTCCTGCATCGCTTCCCTTGATAACCCACCTATGAGATAACTGAAGGAAGTtacttgctttcattttcctgaatCTTATTCAGCAAGAGGTCTAAAACAGAggtctttttaatttcatttaaactgaaaaaactACAGAAACACTGTCTTCATTTGATGGTGTGCATAAACATTACACTCCATATAtagcaaaaatatcttttatttataatttacatTTCCACAAGTGAAAATTGTACATTTTTACATATACAATTTCATTCCATTAAATTTTCACGCATCTACAGAACTTTCACACAATGACACCTGAAACTGTGCAGGCAgtaagaaatacaaatacaaaaatgtatttattaaccAAACAGTAGCTAAGGCCCTGCCTCAgctgaatgtttttatttcatataaaaagTATTTGCCTTCCAGAGATaacacagcagcttttctgtaaaaaaaaaaaaacatacctcAGTTTATTTAAACAGACTCATCAGGTTCTGTTTTAATATCTGTAGATGCAGGTGTGCTCTCTTCTGCACAGGCAGGAGGGGTGTCATCAGGTTCTTCTTTGACTTTAGGCGAGTCACAGGACTCTTGTGTTTCTTGTTTAACAATGTTCAACATAATATTTAGAGGACTTTCTACAGGATTCTTGCTGGGAGATGGTGTGCAATCAAATGATGATGTCTGCAAAATAATGTTAATGTAGCATTAACACATCATTACGATAGCAGCCACTTTTAAATCCTTTTCCCTTTTAGTCTTTCCTAAAATGCAAACATGTTGACAGTAAAGCGCTCAAAATCCAAAATTCTACTTTGTCAAGATTCATATAAAGCAAATCCGCTGTTTAATAGCATTActttttcacaattattttgaaaatgtatcaTTCACGTAGCAATGAAATGCTTAACACACTACCATACAATATTCCCATCTCTCCACAAATGAACTGTACTCCCAAATCATTAAAAACTTAACACACACTAAACACCCATTTCAAATTCCTAAGAGTATGCATGTTACTCAAATTCATGATGTGTTTTCAAATAATGGTTTTCCTTTAGTCATGTATGACACACAAGCTGTCATGATACATCACTATGAGAAATGTATCCTAGCAACTTCTGTATTATAAACTGGCCATGCtggaaaaaagtgaatttgcAAACTTGAGAGCTGAGAATGAGGTactaataaataaacatttttaattacactAAATGAACTGCAATTTAACTGTTTAATTAAATTGGATTATATCTGTTGTACATTTCTGTGGTGCAAAATATTTACGTAGAAGTAATTATGGATGGTTTTACCAGGAGTTGAAATGTTTATATGTTGCAACTCCTGGGATCGTATAAAagtatatttaatttcataCAACTTGTTTAATtcctctggaaggaaaaaaaaatgttcacatCTTATAATcaccttctgtatttttatttagggGTGATTCCATTAGCCTTGTCACCATTAAGAGCATAATCCAGGGAGAATAGTCAGCCATTTCTTTGCAAAAATTTAATTAAACTGGTGATTTAGACATGTTTTAGTTTTGCCTGACAGCATTTTAGTGTTTTTCTGCTCTCTTCAGTCTGAGAATCACAAGATCTTCATTGTATGTCTTCACAAAATGATTCCTTCGCTTTATGAAAAATTTCCAGCAGATCACATCTGGCTGTATAGATATACCACACAGAATATAGATAATCTATAGGATATAGATTAAATAGCCTAAGTAGCGTAGCTAGGAACAAATTGCTCTGCTGGGAGAAAAATCGTGGAAGAGTAATCACTTATGTGCAGCAGTAACACAGAACTGATTGGCTTGGCCAGCATTTTTCTGACTTtactaaaaactttttttcctcttcatctaGAAGATGAAAATTGAATTAGATCAAGTTAAACAGCAGTTAATGGTGAGTAAACAGCAAGTAGCTATACACTCATGCTGGGGGAAGTAAATAGTTATtttcttgatcttttttttgttctacAGAATGAAACCGGTAAAATCCGAGCTGACAGTAAGCTAGATATAAACCTGGAGAGGAGCAGAGTGACAGATATGGTAAGCTGGTCTATGAAGATACTCTGCCCAGTTTAATGTCATTTTGTAATGACATAAATTGTAATTTATCTTTATCTACAATTGTAATTTATCTTTTATCCACAGTTTACAGATCAAGAAAGGAAATTGATGGAGGCAACTACAGAGTTTCATAAAAAAGTAAGTAGTGAATAAAAGCCATTTTATATTGAGCAGGATAGTTATACATTACATGTTGCATGAACACACAGCTTTTGAGAAGCTTAATAAATACTTGAATGTAGTAAAACAAAATGTCAGCATGTATCACATACGCATGTTGTACGTGATTATTGCTTCAGTGTGGGGGATTTGTGCAAAACATCACCCAAGCAGAAGGCGTACGAGACTTGTTCCCTCCCTTCCAGAGTGCCTTTGTGTAGGCTGTTACAGGTGGGCATGCACCAGCATGCTGCTCTCCCCAGTGCTAAGGGATGAGCTGGTCAGCCCTGCCAGTGGGATGGTTCAGCCAAGCAAGCCAAGCAAGTTTCAAGGGCTGGCAGTCTTTAAAACCTCCTGGAAGGCACTGAAGTCTAAGAGGCTGATGATGGACGTTTCCCATCTTCAGCATCTCATCCATTTCCCAGATATGGCTCGTGAATTCTTAAAACTTTGTTCAGCAAAAATTCAGGGGTACTATCTGCACATTGTAGAATGCCTCCTTTAGGAGGCACTTGGCAAATCAGAGATAAAACTTAGGTCGTAcagatgttttttctctttttctatctCCATCCTTAATATCCTTCCTGGATTGTATTAAATGCTGTTCTGTGTTTTCGAAGGTCACTTaggtattaaatattttacttcacTGATAGGTtggaaatttctctttcttcttgctGGTAGTATGGTATTCCTGTTTGGTTTTGCAAAGCTTGAGATCATTGTCAAATATATGCCCTGTCTTAATGTTTCAGGATTCAAGTACCAACAGCGTTATTTCAGAAATCAGTAATAAAATTGACACTGAAATAGCTTCCTTAAAAACACTGATGGAATCAAATAAACTGGATACGATACGTTACCTGGCAGGTATGTGATAGGCAAGGAGGTGAGTGCCAGTGGAGTATTTTGGATGTGTACGTTTTTTTTCAAGACTTACTCAAGA encodes the following:
- the LOC119716502 gene encoding coiled-coil domain-containing protein 90B, mitochondrial; translation: MLEKSEFANLRAENEKMKIELDQVKQQLMNETGKIRADSKLDINLERSRVTDMFTDQERKLMEATTEFHKKDSSTNSVISEISNKIDTEIASLKTLMESNKLDTIRYLAASVFTCLAIALGFYRFWK